The window GCCACCGCATGGTTGTTCGACAGCATGGATCTGGCAGCGCTCACTTTCGTGCTCGGTTCGATCCGGCAGACCTTCCAGTTGTCGACGGCGGAAGCGGGATTGCTGTCGAGCATGAGTTTCCTCGGCATGTTTCTCGGCGCAGCGTCTGCCGGCGTGCTGGCGGACCGGTTCGGCAGGTCCCGCGTGTTTCAGGTCAGCATGATCTTCTGGGGTCTCGGCAGTCTGTTCTGTGGTTTGTCGACGACTGTCACCATGCTCGGCGCGTCGCGACTCCTGCTGGGATTCGGAATGGGCATGGAGTTTCCGGTTGCCCAATCGATGGTGTCGGAAATCATGCCGGCAGCCAATCGCGGCCGCTACATCGCGCTGCTGGAAGGCTTCTGGCCGCTGGGGTTCATTGTGTCCGGCCTGCTGAGTTACGTCGTGCTTTCGGTCGCGGACTGGCATTGGGTGTTCATCCTGCAGGCCATTCCGGCGCTGTTTGTGCTGGTGATCAGGCGCTATGTGCCGGAATCGCCGCGCTGGCTCGCCTCCCGTGGCCATTCCGACCGCGCTGAAGCGACCATCCGCGAGATCGAGCGCAAGGTTTCAGAGCGTCTCGACGGCAAGCCGCTGCCGCCACCACAACCACAGCAGGCCTTCGGTACGGCGTCGGAAGGCGGCGGAATTGCGTCGCTTTTCTCCGGGATCTATGCCCGGCGCACCGCGATGCTGTGGTCGCTGTGGTTCTTTGCGCTGCTCGGCTTTTACGGGTTGACCACGTGGCTGGGCGCGCTGCTGCAGGCCAAGGGATTTCCGGTGACCAAGTCGGTGTTCTACACCATCCTGATTTCGCTGGCAGGCATCCCGGGGTTCCTGTGCTCGGCCTGGCTGGTGGAAGCCTGGGGGCGCAAGGGAACGCTGGCCCTCAACCTGCTTGCGGGGGCTGTAGCCTGCTATGCCTACGGCTCGGCCACCGGCCAGACCCAGTTGATCGTCGCCAGCCTGTGCATGCAGTTCTTCCTGTTCGGGATGTGGTCGGCGCTCTACGCTTACACGCCGGAGCTTTATCCGACACGGATACGCGCCACCGGGACCGGATTCGCCTCCGCGATCGGGCGCGTCGGCTCGCTGATCGGTCCTTATGTCATCGGCATCATCCTGCCGACGGCGGGGCAGGCCGGCGTGTTCGCGCTGGGTGCGGGAGCGTTCGTCCTGGCCGCACTTGCCGTCCTCATCCTTGGCGAGGAAACGCAGGGACGGACGCTGGAAAGCATTTCGCACTAGCCTTCACCATCCGGCTGTGACGAAGGGACGGCTTTTCGCCGTCCCTTATCGTTTGTGTAACAATGCCGTGCAACGATCGCTGTTGCCCGCACTGGAACGGGTGTGAGATATCTGTTGCCGACAACTGATTGGCGATCGAATCGAAGGTTTCATGGTCGACAGACGAAAGCGTGCGGCGGCACCGCGAGCGCCGGGCAAGGCCGCAACTCCCAAGCGTGCGTCAGCGGCGGTGCAGGCCGCGATGAGCCGCAAGGCCACCCGGCCGGTAACCGCGCCAGGGGACGCCACAATGACCGACAAGGCCTATGCCTTGCTGGAAGAGCTGATCGTCACCCTGCAATTGCCGCCCGGCGCTGTGCTGTCGGAGATCGTGCTGGCCAAGCGGCTTGCGACCGGGCGCACGCCGATCCGCGAGGCGTTGCAGCGGTTGTCGCGCGATGGCCTGGTGAACATCCTGCCGCGCCGCGGCGT is drawn from Bradyrhizobium prioriisuperbiae and contains these coding sequences:
- a CDS encoding MFS transporter; its protein translation is MTTIDAARGLAADTSLAQRRAQTAQVAEIAARLERLPLTSYQRGIFGIIATAWLFDSMDLAALTFVLGSIRQTFQLSTAEAGLLSSMSFLGMFLGAASAGVLADRFGRSRVFQVSMIFWGLGSLFCGLSTTVTMLGASRLLLGFGMGMEFPVAQSMVSEIMPAANRGRYIALLEGFWPLGFIVSGLLSYVVLSVADWHWVFILQAIPALFVLVIRRYVPESPRWLASRGHSDRAEATIREIERKVSERLDGKPLPPPQPQQAFGTASEGGGIASLFSGIYARRTAMLWSLWFFALLGFYGLTTWLGALLQAKGFPVTKSVFYTILISLAGIPGFLCSAWLVEAWGRKGTLALNLLAGAVACYAYGSATGQTQLIVASLCMQFFLFGMWSALYAYTPELYPTRIRATGTGFASAIGRVGSLIGPYVIGIILPTAGQAGVFALGAGAFVLAALAVLILGEETQGRTLESISH